The Brassica oleracea var. oleracea cultivar TO1000 chromosome C6, BOL, whole genome shotgun sequence genome includes a region encoding these proteins:
- the LOC106300788 gene encoding 40S ribosomal protein S18: MSLVANEEFQHILRVLNTNVDGKQKIMFALTSIKGIGRRLANIVCKKADVDMNKRAGELSAAEIDNLMTIVANPKQYKIPDWFLNRQKDYKDGKYSQVVSNALDMKLRDDLERLKKIRNHRGLRHYWGLRVRGQHTKTTGRRGKTVGVSKKR; this comes from the exons ATG TCGCTGGTAGCAAACGAGGAGTTCCAGCACATTCTGCGTGTGCTCAACACCAACGTCGATGGCAAGCAGAAGATTATGTTTGCTCTTACCTCCATCAAGGGTATTGGAAGGAGACTGGCCAACATTGTCTGCAAGAAAGCCGATGTCGACATGAACAAGAG GGCCGGTGAGTTGTCTGCAGCTGAGATCGACAACCTCATGACCATCGTAGCAAACCCGAAGCAGTACAAGATTCCAGACTGGTTCTTGAACAGACAGAAGGACTACAAGGATGGAAAGTACTCCCAGGTTGTTTCCAATGCCCTCGACATGAAGCTCAGGGATGATCTTGAACGCCTCAAGAAGATCAG GAACCACCGTGGGCTGAGGCACTACTGGGGTCTCCGTGTCCGTGGACAACACACCAAGACAACTGGTCGCAGAGGAAAGACTGTTGGTGTCTCTAAGAAGCGTTAA
- the LOC106300787 gene encoding UDP-galactose transporter 2-like has product MAPVSKADKKTAADAGAWMFNVVTSVGIIIVNKALMATYGYSFATTLTGLHFAFTTLMTIVLRCLGYIQPSHLPFTELLRFIFFANFSIVGMNVSLMWNSVGFYQIAKLSMIPVSCLLEMVLDKIRYSRDTKLSIGLVLAGVGVCTVTDVSVNSKGFLAAFVAVWSTSLQQYYVHYLQRKYSLSSFNLLGHTAPAQAATLLVVGPFLDYWLTEKRVDMYDYNLVSVLFITLSCTIAIGTNLSQFICIGRFTAVSFQVLGHMKTILVLVMGFFFFGREGLNLHVVIGMVIAVLGMIWYGNASSKPGGKERRSYSLPTTRQQKLGAASDSDDNEDKA; this is encoded by the exons ATGGCTCCTGTGAGTAAAGCCGATAAGAAAACAGCAGCAGATGCTGGGGCTTGGATGTTCAATGTCGTCACTTCTGTTGGTATCATCATTGTCAATAAAGCTTTAATGGCCACTTACGGTTATAGCTTTG CTACAACCTTAACCGGTTTACATTTTGCTTTCACAACTCTCATGACCATTGTTCTAAGATGTCTTGGTTACATTCAGCCTTCTCATCTTCCCTTTACCGAGCTTCTCAGATTTATTTTCTTTGCCAACTTCTCCATCGTTGGAATGAACGTCAGTCTTATGTGGAACTCTGTTGGTTTTTATCAG ATTGCAAAGCTCAGCATGATTCCTGTATCCTGTTTGTTGGAGATGGTGTTAGATAAGATCCGTTACTCCAGAGACACCAAGCTTAGCATAGGACTGGTTCTTGCTGGTGTTGGTGTATGCACTGTCACTGATGTTAGTGTCAATAGCAAAGGCTTTCTAGCCGCTTTTGTTGCCGTCTGGAGTACTTCTCTGCAACAATAT TATGTACATTACCTTCAGCGCAAGTACTCCCTTAGCTCATTCAACCTATTGGGACATACCGCTCCAGCCCAAGCCGCAACATTGCTGGTTGTTGGTCCATTTCTTGATTATTGGCTCACAGAAAAAAGAGTTGACATGTACGACTACAACTTGGTCTCCGTG CTGTTTATAACCCTCTCGTGCACAATAGCAATCGGGACCAACCTAAGCCAGTTCATCTGCATCGGGAGATTCACAGCGGTGTCATTTCAAGTCCTGGGACACATGAAGACAATCCTGGTGCTGGTGATGGGATTTTTCTTCTTTGGTAGAGAAGGTCTGAACTTGCATGTGGTTATTGGAATGGTTATTGCAGTACTTGGTATGATCTGGTACGGTAATGCCTCTTCCAAGCCAGGAGGCAAAGAACGAAGAAGCTATTCTCTTCCAACTACTCGTCAACAGAAGCTTGGAGCTGCTTCGGATTCTGATGACAACGAAGACAAAGCCTAG
- the LOC106299992 gene encoding uncharacterized protein LOC106299992 isoform X1 — MLFAAEGGGFFSSSASGYSNGLALLLLGHKNEQKPVRVSPWSHYHLIAEDSDTKFHSDLSKNWLSRRCTSLICFGRKSDSQPQEFPSDSEGKKDHAPPPSVDYNCEVSNRFALKSSLKKRSSFSGVVLADGDDLSRDGVLDHADRRKVQWPDTCGIEIAEVREFEPRVWNNQCSIKADAETTDFMVSEHPFIMILPHSSM, encoded by the exons ATGTTATTTGCAGCAGAAGGAGGAGGATTCTTCTCTTCATCAGCTTCCGGGTATAGCAACGGTCTAGCCCTTCTTCTACTTGGCCATAAGAATGAACAAAAACCTGTGAGGGTATCACCTTGGAGCCATTACCATTTGATAGCCGAAGACTCTGATACCAAGTTTCACTCGGATTTATCTAAGAATTGGCTCTCACGTCGCTGTACTTCCCTTATATGCTTTGGTCGTAAATCTGATAGTCAGCCACAGGAATTTCCTTCTGACAGCGAGGGGAAGAAGGATCATGCACCACCACCGAGTGTTGACTATAACTGTGAAGTCAGTAATAGGTTTGCACTTAAGAGCAGCTTGAAGAAAAGATCTTCATTTAGCGGTGTTGTTCTTGCTGATGGTGATGATCTGAGTAGAGACGGCGTCCTGGATCATGCTGACAGAAGGAAAGTGCAGTGGCCTGACACCTGTGGAATTGAGATTGCTGAGGTCAGAGAATTTGAGCCTAG AGTATGGAATAACCAATGTTCCATAAAAGCAGATGCAGAAACAACTGACTTCATGGTTTCGGAACATCCTTTTATCATGATTTTACCACATTCTTCCATGTAA
- the LOC106299992 gene encoding uncharacterized protein LOC106299992 isoform X2: MLFAAEGGGFFSSSASGYSNGLALLLLGHKNEQKPVRVSPWSHYHLIAEDSDTKFHSDLSKNWLSRRCTSLICFGRKSDSQPQEFPSDSEGKKDHAPPPSVDYNCEVSNRFALKSSLKKRSSFSGVVLADGDDLSRDGVLDHADRRKVQWPDTCGIEIAEVREFEPSEVDESDNELYHGNRKSCMCAIM, from the exons ATGTTATTTGCAGCAGAAGGAGGAGGATTCTTCTCTTCATCAGCTTCCGGGTATAGCAACGGTCTAGCCCTTCTTCTACTTGGCCATAAGAATGAACAAAAACCTGTGAGGGTATCACCTTGGAGCCATTACCATTTGATAGCCGAAGACTCTGATACCAAGTTTCACTCGGATTTATCTAAGAATTGGCTCTCACGTCGCTGTACTTCCCTTATATGCTTTGGTCGTAAATCTGATAGTCAGCCACAGGAATTTCCTTCTGACAGCGAGGGGAAGAAGGATCATGCACCACCACCGAGTGTTGACTATAACTGTGAAGTCAGTAATAGGTTTGCACTTAAGAGCAGCTTGAAGAAAAGATCTTCATTTAGCGGTGTTGTTCTTGCTGATGGTGATGATCTGAGTAGAGACGGCGTCCTGGATCATGCTGACAGAAGGAAAGTGCAGTGGCCTGACACCTGTGGAATTGAGATTGCTGAGGTCAGAGAATTTGAGCCTAG TGAAGTGGATGAATCAGATAATGAGTTGTATCACGGAAATAGAAAAAGTTGTATGTGTGCAATCATGTAA
- the LOC106299993 gene encoding uncharacterized protein LOC106299993, translating to MSLASPIQCIRIINPSSSSSSSLTTSSSLRFSTSKPCVFIIRCSQAEGPLRRPSAPPTLREPSPPQKPVLPMPSSSPPPPQKAVAVDGKSVVTTVEFQRQKAKELQDYFKQKKLEAAGQGPFFGFQPKNEISNGRWAMFGFAVGMLTEYATGSDLVDQVKILLSNFGILDLE from the exons ATGTCATTAGCTTCGCCGATTCAATGCATCAGAATTATAAATCCATCTTCTTCTTCTTCATCTTCTTTGACGACTTCGTCGTCTTTGAGATTCTCAACGAGTAAGCCATGTGTATTCATCATCAGATGTTCTCAGGCCGAAGGTCCCCTGAGAAGGCCCTCTGCTCCTCCTACTCTCCGGGAGCCTTCACCTCCCCAAAAACCTGTGCTTCCTATGCCGTCTTCTTCTCCTCCACCACCGCAGAAAGCTGTGGCTGTTGACGGTAAGAGCGTAGTAACTACGGTGGAGTTTCAGAGGCAGAAAGCTAAAGAGCTTCAGGATTACTTTAAGCAGAAGAAGCTTGAAGCTGCTGGTCAAGGTCCCTTTTTTGGTTTCCAACCCAAAAACGAGATCTCCAATGGAAG GTGGGCTATGTTTGGTTTTGCGGTGGGGATGCTGACAGAGTATGCAACAGGATCAGACCTTGTCGACCAAGTTAAAATCCTTCTCTCCAATTTCGGCATTCTAGACTTGGAATAA
- the LOC106299990 gene encoding putative methylesterase 14, chloroplastic, whose product MGNKIMSMMKKDSKDGSKSKRMNRSQRKLLADEEMLHRRALSMAIHQTQLSQRFDGSMSRRVGSTSTRKQRTLSDPFSNGKQVPDFSSESLTVKKFVLVHGEGFGAWCWYKIVASLDESGLSPITVDLTGSGFNMTDTNTVSTLEDYSKPLIEYLENLPEEDKVILVGHSTGGASISYALERFPEKISKAIFVCATMVSNGQRPFDVFSEELGSAEKFMKESQFLIYGNGKDEPPTGFMFEKQHMKGLYFNQSPNRDIALAMMSMRPVPLGPMMEKVTLTAERYGKGRRFYVQTLDDLALSPDVQEKLVRENSPEGVYKIKGSDHSPFFSKPQSLHKILLEIAQIP is encoded by the exons ATGGGTAACAAGATCATGTCCATGATGAAGAAAGACAGCAAAGACGGATCTAAGAGCAAGAGAATGAATCGCTCTCAGAGGAAACTGCTCGCTGATGAAGAGATGTTGCATCGCCGAGCTCTGTCCATGGCCATTCATCAGACTCAGCTTTCTCAGAGATTCGACGGATCCATGTCTAGACGGGTCGGGTCTACTAGCACCAGGAAACAACGCACCCTCTCTGACCCCTTTTCTAATGGCAAGCAG GTACCAGATTTTTCATCAGAGAGCTTGACAGTGAAGAAATTCGTCTTGGTGCACGGTGAAGGCTTTGGGGCGTGGTGTTGGTACAAAATCGTTGCTTCACTGGATGAGTCAGGACTCTCTCCTATTACAGTGGACCTCACTGGATCTGGTTTTAATATGACTGACACGAACACTGTCTCTACCTTGGAGGACTACTCAAAACCATTGATCGAGTACCTCGAAAATCTCCCTGAAGAAGACAAG GTTATTCTGGTTGGTCATAGCACTGGAGGTGCGTCCATTTCATACGCTTTAGAGCGGTTTCCTGAGAAAATCTCCAAAGCTATATTCGTATGTGCAACCATGGTTTCTAATGGCCAAAGACCCTTTGATGTTTTCTCTGAAGAG CTTGGTTCCGCAGAGAAGTTCATGAAAGAGTCCCAGTTCTTGATCTATGGCAATGGAAAAGATGAGCCTCCTACAGGGTTCATGTTTGAGAAACAACACATGAAAGGCTTGTATTTTAATCAATCACCCAACAGG GATATAGCACTGGCAATGATGTCGATGCGACCTGTACCACTTGGACCAATGATGGAGAAGGTAACACTGACCGCAGAAAGATACGGGAAAGGGAGAAGATTCTATGTTCAGACACTAGACGACCTAGCGCTCTCACCAGACGTTCAAGAGAAGCTAGTGAGAGAGAACAGCCCTGAAGGAGTGTACAAGATCAAAGGAAGTGATCATTCTCCTTTCTTCTCAAAGCCTCAGTCTCTACACAAGATCCTTCTCGAGATTGCACAGATTCCTTGA
- the LOC106299989 gene encoding regulator of nonsense transcripts UPF3-like isoform X2, whose translation MMKDPLAKRKVVVRHLPPSLSESDLLSQIDSRFGDRYYWFSFRPGKSNYKTQKHSRAYFGFKAPEDVYDFAAFFNGHVFVNEKGAQFKAIVEYAPSQRVPKPCDKKDPREGSITKDPDYLEFLELLAQPVENLPSAEIQLERREVEQSGASKSAPIVTPLMEFIRQKRATVIGSQGSLDGRRGGRRARAISANKPSSRPSKRNSEKKKYVEKDNSKGVPRTASSDAGSSKQDYNQANSSAASVIDSSLPGIALTMDSGKKKILLLKKDRDNLVNSPQQAEQQMETNLSGSSSTSGQNQKIDVGGRLIKGILRRNETRPSQASSLVQPEQRVEPTEAENSKRPPRPANIRAGKDYHVSGTNSEKLERRARNKDRPDRVVWAPRRADGSNITEDQPTSSAANNGEVVNSSGGHTLENGSARHSSRRIGARNRKEDGFAMTIEGKTPRRGGGGGGGGGPSSHEKQMWIQKSSSGT comes from the exons ATGATGAAGGACCCTCTAGCGAAGAGGAAGGTGGTGGTAAGGCACTTGCCGCCTTCTCTTTCTGAGTCCGATCTGTTATCCCAAATCGACTCTCGTTTCGGTGATCGTTACTATTGGTTCTCCTTTCGTCCTGGCAAGTCCAA CTATAAAACTCAGAAGCATTCACGGGCCTACTTTGGTTTCAAGGCACCAGAAGATGTTTATGACTTTGCTGCCTTTTTCAACGGCCATGTCTTTGTTAATGAGAAGG GTGCTCAGTTTAAGGCCATAGTTGAATATGCGCCTTCACAGCGTGTGCCCAAACCATGTGACAAGAAAGATCCTCGTGAAGGCTCTATTACCAAAGACCCTGATTATCTTGAATTCCTTGAGCTTCTTGCTCAACCTGTTGAGAATCTCCCAAGTGCTGAAATCCAGCTGGAGAGAAGAGAAGTTGAGCAGTCTG GCGCTTCAAAATCGGCTCCCATTGTCACTCCTCTTATGGAATTCATACGTCAAAAACGTGCTACTGTGATTGGATCACAG GGTTCATTAGATGGTCGAAGAGGAGGCAGGAGAGCCAGAGCAATCTCTGCAAACAAGCCAAGTTCGAGACCTTCGAAACGAAACTCTGAGAAGAAAAAG TATGTGGAAAAAGACAATTCGAAAGGTGTGCCCCGGACGGCTTCATCAGATGCCGGCAGCTCCAAGCAAGATTACAATCAGGCAAATTCAAGTGCAGCCTCCGTCATTGATAGCTCTCTCCCAGGGATTGCATTGACTATGGATTCTGGGAAGAAAAAGATCTTGCTCCTGAAAAAAGACCGTGACAACCTTGTT AACTCTCCACAACAAGCGGAACAGCAGATGGAAACTAATCTCTCCGGAAGCTCCTCGACTTCAGGACAGAATCAGAAGATCGATGTTGGTGGGAGGTTGATTAAGGGAATACTTCGGAGAAATGAGACGCGGCCTAGCCAGGCTTCATCTTTGGTCCAGCCTGAGCAAAGAGTGGAACCCACAGAAGCAGAAAACTCCAAGCGTCCTCCTCGGCCAGCCAACATTCGAGCAG GGAAAGATTATCATGTTTCTGGTACCAACAGTGAAAAGCTAGAGAGGCGTGCAAGAAACAAGGACAGACCTGATCGTGTTGTGTGGGCTCCTCGCCGTGCTGATGGCTCCAATATCACCGAGGATCAGCCTACATCTTCAGCAG CAAACAATGGAGAAGTGGTGAACTCCTCTGGTGGGCACACTCTTGAGAATG GTTCTGCTAGACATTCTAGTCGCCGTATTGGAGCTCGCAATAGAAAGGAAGACGGCTTTGCCATGACTATTGAGGGTAAAACACCCCGGAGAGGTGGTGGTGGTGGTGGTGGTGGGGGTCCCAGTTCACATGAG AAGCAAATGTGGATCCAAAAATCATCATCCGGTACTTGA
- the LOC106299989 gene encoding regulator of nonsense transcripts UPF3-like isoform X3, whose protein sequence is MMKDPLAKRKVVVRHLPPSLSESDLLSQIDSRFGDRYYWFSFRPGKSNYKTQKHSRAYFGFKAPEDVYDFAAFFNGHVFVNEKGAQFKAIVEYAPSQRVPKPCDKKDPREGSITKDPDYLEFLELLAQPVENLPSAEIQLERREVEQSGASKSAPIVTPLMEFIRQKRATVIGSQQQGSLDGRRGGRRARAISANKPSSRPSKRNSEKKKYVEKDNSKGVPRTASSDAGSSKQDYNQANSSAASVIDSSLPGIALTMDSGKKKILLLKKDRDNLVNSPQQAEQQMETNLSGSSSTSGQNQKIDVGGRLIKGILRRNETRPSQASSLVQPEQRVEPTEAENSKRPPRPANIRAGKDYHVSGTNSEKLERRARNKDRPDRVVWAPRRADGSNITEDQPTSSAGSARHSSRRIGARNRKEDGFAMTIEGKTPRRGGGGGGGGGPSSHEKQMWIQKSSSGT, encoded by the exons ATGATGAAGGACCCTCTAGCGAAGAGGAAGGTGGTGGTAAGGCACTTGCCGCCTTCTCTTTCTGAGTCCGATCTGTTATCCCAAATCGACTCTCGTTTCGGTGATCGTTACTATTGGTTCTCCTTTCGTCCTGGCAAGTCCAA CTATAAAACTCAGAAGCATTCACGGGCCTACTTTGGTTTCAAGGCACCAGAAGATGTTTATGACTTTGCTGCCTTTTTCAACGGCCATGTCTTTGTTAATGAGAAGG GTGCTCAGTTTAAGGCCATAGTTGAATATGCGCCTTCACAGCGTGTGCCCAAACCATGTGACAAGAAAGATCCTCGTGAAGGCTCTATTACCAAAGACCCTGATTATCTTGAATTCCTTGAGCTTCTTGCTCAACCTGTTGAGAATCTCCCAAGTGCTGAAATCCAGCTGGAGAGAAGAGAAGTTGAGCAGTCTG GCGCTTCAAAATCGGCTCCCATTGTCACTCCTCTTATGGAATTCATACGTCAAAAACGTGCTACTGTGATTGGATCACAG CAACAGGGTTCATTAGATGGTCGAAGAGGAGGCAGGAGAGCCAGAGCAATCTCTGCAAACAAGCCAAGTTCGAGACCTTCGAAACGAAACTCTGAGAAGAAAAAG TATGTGGAAAAAGACAATTCGAAAGGTGTGCCCCGGACGGCTTCATCAGATGCCGGCAGCTCCAAGCAAGATTACAATCAGGCAAATTCAAGTGCAGCCTCCGTCATTGATAGCTCTCTCCCAGGGATTGCATTGACTATGGATTCTGGGAAGAAAAAGATCTTGCTCCTGAAAAAAGACCGTGACAACCTTGTT AACTCTCCACAACAAGCGGAACAGCAGATGGAAACTAATCTCTCCGGAAGCTCCTCGACTTCAGGACAGAATCAGAAGATCGATGTTGGTGGGAGGTTGATTAAGGGAATACTTCGGAGAAATGAGACGCGGCCTAGCCAGGCTTCATCTTTGGTCCAGCCTGAGCAAAGAGTGGAACCCACAGAAGCAGAAAACTCCAAGCGTCCTCCTCGGCCAGCCAACATTCGAGCAG GGAAAGATTATCATGTTTCTGGTACCAACAGTGAAAAGCTAGAGAGGCGTGCAAGAAACAAGGACAGACCTGATCGTGTTGTGTGGGCTCCTCGCCGTGCTGATGGCTCCAATATCACCGAGGATCAGCCTACATCTTCAGCAG GTTCTGCTAGACATTCTAGTCGCCGTATTGGAGCTCGCAATAGAAAGGAAGACGGCTTTGCCATGACTATTGAGGGTAAAACACCCCGGAGAGGTGGTGGTGGTGGTGGTGGTGGGGGTCCCAGTTCACATGAG AAGCAAATGTGGATCCAAAAATCATCATCCGGTACTTGA
- the LOC106299989 gene encoding regulator of nonsense transcripts UPF3-like isoform X1, with protein MMKDPLAKRKVVVRHLPPSLSESDLLSQIDSRFGDRYYWFSFRPGKSNYKTQKHSRAYFGFKAPEDVYDFAAFFNGHVFVNEKGAQFKAIVEYAPSQRVPKPCDKKDPREGSITKDPDYLEFLELLAQPVENLPSAEIQLERREVEQSGASKSAPIVTPLMEFIRQKRATVIGSQQQGSLDGRRGGRRARAISANKPSSRPSKRNSEKKKYVEKDNSKGVPRTASSDAGSSKQDYNQANSSAASVIDSSLPGIALTMDSGKKKILLLKKDRDNLVNSPQQAEQQMETNLSGSSSTSGQNQKIDVGGRLIKGILRRNETRPSQASSLVQPEQRVEPTEAENSKRPPRPANIRAGKDYHVSGTNSEKLERRARNKDRPDRVVWAPRRADGSNITEDQPTSSAANNGEVVNSSGGHTLENGSARHSSRRIGARNRKEDGFAMTIEGKTPRRGGGGGGGGGPSSHEKQMWIQKSSSGT; from the exons ATGATGAAGGACCCTCTAGCGAAGAGGAAGGTGGTGGTAAGGCACTTGCCGCCTTCTCTTTCTGAGTCCGATCTGTTATCCCAAATCGACTCTCGTTTCGGTGATCGTTACTATTGGTTCTCCTTTCGTCCTGGCAAGTCCAA CTATAAAACTCAGAAGCATTCACGGGCCTACTTTGGTTTCAAGGCACCAGAAGATGTTTATGACTTTGCTGCCTTTTTCAACGGCCATGTCTTTGTTAATGAGAAGG GTGCTCAGTTTAAGGCCATAGTTGAATATGCGCCTTCACAGCGTGTGCCCAAACCATGTGACAAGAAAGATCCTCGTGAAGGCTCTATTACCAAAGACCCTGATTATCTTGAATTCCTTGAGCTTCTTGCTCAACCTGTTGAGAATCTCCCAAGTGCTGAAATCCAGCTGGAGAGAAGAGAAGTTGAGCAGTCTG GCGCTTCAAAATCGGCTCCCATTGTCACTCCTCTTATGGAATTCATACGTCAAAAACGTGCTACTGTGATTGGATCACAG CAACAGGGTTCATTAGATGGTCGAAGAGGAGGCAGGAGAGCCAGAGCAATCTCTGCAAACAAGCCAAGTTCGAGACCTTCGAAACGAAACTCTGAGAAGAAAAAG TATGTGGAAAAAGACAATTCGAAAGGTGTGCCCCGGACGGCTTCATCAGATGCCGGCAGCTCCAAGCAAGATTACAATCAGGCAAATTCAAGTGCAGCCTCCGTCATTGATAGCTCTCTCCCAGGGATTGCATTGACTATGGATTCTGGGAAGAAAAAGATCTTGCTCCTGAAAAAAGACCGTGACAACCTTGTT AACTCTCCACAACAAGCGGAACAGCAGATGGAAACTAATCTCTCCGGAAGCTCCTCGACTTCAGGACAGAATCAGAAGATCGATGTTGGTGGGAGGTTGATTAAGGGAATACTTCGGAGAAATGAGACGCGGCCTAGCCAGGCTTCATCTTTGGTCCAGCCTGAGCAAAGAGTGGAACCCACAGAAGCAGAAAACTCCAAGCGTCCTCCTCGGCCAGCCAACATTCGAGCAG GGAAAGATTATCATGTTTCTGGTACCAACAGTGAAAAGCTAGAGAGGCGTGCAAGAAACAAGGACAGACCTGATCGTGTTGTGTGGGCTCCTCGCCGTGCTGATGGCTCCAATATCACCGAGGATCAGCCTACATCTTCAGCAG CAAACAATGGAGAAGTGGTGAACTCCTCTGGTGGGCACACTCTTGAGAATG GTTCTGCTAGACATTCTAGTCGCCGTATTGGAGCTCGCAATAGAAAGGAAGACGGCTTTGCCATGACTATTGAGGGTAAAACACCCCGGAGAGGTGGTGGTGGTGGTGGTGGTGGGGGTCCCAGTTCACATGAG AAGCAAATGTGGATCCAAAAATCATCATCCGGTACTTGA